CAAAAGAAATGAGAATCTTTGAATCAGAAAGAAATGTTTTAATCTCAGATTGATTTTTTGAAAGATGGATTTCATCAATATTTGTCGGGATAATTGCAACTTTAAAATCTTTTAAATCCCCTTTTTTGAGCCGTGTGTAAATATCAAAGTATTCTAGATGTTCTGCATATAAGAAATGATTGTAAAGACCAGTTTTTTCACAGCCTTGAGAATCCAAATAAGCAATAGATAATTTTTCTAGCATTTTGTCTCCAAAGTTTTATTAATAATTGATAGATATTTTTTAAAATCAGCAAAATTCTATAATATAGATAATTAAAATAATATTAATTATTATTTTTATATTTATTTAAGAAATTTTAAAATATTATTTTTATTTTTTTAAATCTTAATTAATAAAAATCACAATCTTAAATAAGGATAGAGAAATATGAAGGCTATTTATTTTATTATTTTCATTTCTATGATTGTTTTAGCACAAGAGAATATTGATCAAAATAATCAAGACAATGGAAAAATTTATCGACTTGAAAAAATAGTCACACAGGCAAGTATGTCTGAACTCCCATTGGAGGAACAAAGCAAAAGTATTAGTATTATTTCTGAAAAACAAATTTTGCAAAATGTCAGCACAGGGGGGATTCAAAGTTTATTGGAAGAAGTTCCTGGTTTAGCGTATTCTCGATCTGGAGGAATCAATGGACAGATGAGTGTGCGGGGAATGAACTCCAATGATAGCCGATCGGTAGTTTTGCTTGATGGTGTGCGCATTAAGGGGCGAAATACTTTGGAATTCAATACCTTTGATCCTAATTCTATTGAGAACATTGAAGTGATTCGCGGACCGGCTTCTTCTCTATGGGGTTCAGATGCAATGAATGGCATTATCAATCTTAGAAGTCGTCGCTTTTACGGCGATATCCATACTCCTTTTAGCCTAATGCCTAAAATCAGGGCTTTAGATTTTGCTAGTGTCAATAGTTATGTTGGTGGGAGAGCTGAGATTGTTGGTGGGGGCGATGGTTGGGATATTTTGATAGGGGGCAATGCCAAAGGAGGCAAAGATTATCTTACGCCGATTGGAATAGCTAAAAATAGCAGTTTTCAAACTTATGGTGGGGATTTTAACATTGGCTATACAAATTCTAAATCAATGAGATTTTATGCACAAGGGAGATATGAGAATGTCATATCAAGACGAGCCGGTGGTTTAGGGGCGGCTCCGGGGTATCCTTATACAAACATTCGTGAAGATCCGCTTACAGAATATTATTTACGCATTGGGTTGGAGGGTTATGATTTTTCGTTTGCTGATAAGTTGGAATCTTATCTGTATGTAAGAAAATATGATACGGATATTTACAATGATATTACAGGAACGCTTCAGCCCGTTATTAATAGCTATATATTGGGGGGCAGATTTATCGCCGACAAAAAAATGGGGAGTCATTCTGTTGCTTACGGGATTGATTTTTATACTGAATTGGGTCCTCAAGTAAAAGTTTATAAACCTCAAAAAGCCATCCCGAAAAATGTGATAAAAACCCTTTATCGACCTTCTACTTTTACAGACATTGGGATATTTGTCAAGGATGATTGGATAGTGATGGAATCTTGGATATTTTCTGCTTCTGTTCGTGGCGATTATGTTTTGACAACGATTTCTAAAGAACCCCATTTTTCGACTGAAGTGCCCCAAATTTCAAAAATATTAGATGAAAATGGCTTTATCAATGACGGAGCACTTACAGGCGCACTTGGGTCGGTATATTTTTTCAATGAATTTTTTAGCAATGCCATTAATCTTAGTCATAATTTTCGTGTGAGTGGTGCAGGATCGAGAATGAATTCAAGCGTTGCAGGAAATCTGGCTTTAGAGACTATCCCTAACCCTGCATTAAAGCCTGAATATTCTGATACTGCAGAAATCAGTTTTCGAGCACATAGTCTTAATCATTGGGTTTCACTTACGGGGTATTTTACTTATTATACAGATCTTATCACGACAACCACTACTCAGCTTGGCACTCCCAACAGGTATGAAAATATTGGAAAAGTTTATATTGCAGGTGCAGAACTTGGAGGTAGGCATATGTTTTTAGACAATCATTTGCAGTTCTCATACAGCCTTACTTATACCTATGGACAAGATGTTACTCATAACAGACCTTATAAATACATCGCCCCGCTTTATGGCAGGATATCATTGGAATATAATGCCTCAAATTGGTTCTTTAAAATCGTTGAACGTGCTTATTTAGGCAAATCAAAATCGCGTATTGATCCTGCTCAAGAACGTCCAACCAAATCTTATGCAATGAGCGATATTTATATTGGGTGGGATTTGGAAAGATTTTCTGAAAGTTTCAAAGATATGCAAGTTATCATCGGTGTAGAAAATCTTTTTAATGCTGTAGGAAGAAATCCCGTTACGATTGAAAATTTGAAATATCCCAATGATTTAGTGGGAAACCCACTTGTAGAGCCAGGCAGAAATTTCATACTCAAATATGCTTATAAATATTGAGGATGATTAATGAAAACAATTCTTTTGTGGTTTTTGCTTTTGGTGTTTTGTGTGGTTGCATTATGGATAGGAAGATATGAGATGGGTTGGAGGCAAATCGGTTGTGTTTTTTTATCTTGGTTTCAAGAAGGGATTTGTGAGCAAAATAGAAATGCCCAAATTATTTTAAGCCTCAGATTGCCAAGAATTGTGTTGGAAATTTTTGTCGGGATGGGTTTGGCAGCAAGCGGAGCAAGTTTTCAGAGTGTGTTTAAAAATCCCCTTGCCACACCTGATATTTTAGGGGTCAGTAGCGGAGCGTCTTTTGGAGCGATTTTAGGATTGGTTTTAGGATTAGGAAAAATGGGGATGATTGCCATTTCTTTGGGGTTTGGTTTTCTTGCCCTTGGCGTTGTGGCTCTTATTGCCAAAGGGAGTCAGGAGTATGGAACAATTATGCTTGTACTTGGAGGCATCATAGTTTCAGCGCTTTTTCAAAGCTTTTTATCCTTGATAAAATATATCGCTGATCCTCAAGATGTTTTGCCTGCGATTACGTATTGGCTTTTGGGTTCTCTGCAAGTAAGTGGGTTTGATGAGATTTATTTGGGAATTATAGGGATTGCTATGGGTTGTGTTATTATTTATCTTTTTAGATGGAAGCTTAATATTCTTGCTCTTGATGATGATGAAGCTAGGAGTTTGGGGATAAGATTAAGGTTTTATCGGACGCTTTTTATTTGCTCAAGTACATTAGTAGTTGTCTTTGTTGTTTCAATGTGTGGGTTGATTGGGTGGGTGGGGCTTCTCATTCCTCATATGGCTCGCTTGCTTCGGGGAAGTGATAATGCTGAAGTCATCCCATTGAGCCTTGCTTTTGGGGCAATTTTTATGGTTTTTTTAGACACGCTTTCTAGGAGTATCAGCACAGATGAAATTCCTGTTTCAATTTTGAGTGCGCTTTTTGGAGCCCCTTTGTTTATTTATATTCTCAAAAATAATAAAGGAATAAGATTGTGAGTTTATTTAGCGTGAGAAATGGAGGCTTTTATCGAAAAAACAAAAGAATTTTAGAGGATCTCAATCTTGATTTAAATGCGGGGGAGATACTTTGTGTATTGGGTTGCAACGGAATTGGCAAAACGACGTTTTTAAAATGTTGTATGGGGTTTTTGGAATGGAGCAATGGTGAAAGCTTGCTTTTTGGACAAAATATTGTTTCAATGCGTGATTTTTGGAAAAAAGTTTCTTATGTTCCTCAGGCTAAAAATATGCATATGGGTATAAAAGTTGTGGATATGGTATTGCTTGGTTGTAATCCGATATTGCAATTTCGCCCAAAAAAACAACATCTGAATAAAGCAATGGAAACATTGGAGGATTTGGGTATCTTGCATTTAGCCCATTCCTATTGTCATCTTTTAAGCGGCGGGGAACTGCAGATGGTTTTATTTGCACGTGCATTAGTGAGTGATCCCTTACTTTTAGTGCTTGATGAGCCTGAATCTAATTTGGATATGAAAAATCAGCTTGTAATTTTGGATTTGCTCAAAAAACTTTCCTCAAAAGGTGTGAGCGTTTTGTTAAACACGCATTATATTAATCACGCTTTCAAAATTTCTCAAAAATGTCTTTTGCTTTATCGCGAAAAGCATATTCCTAAGCATATTTACGGGAATATGAGCGAAGTTTTAAAAATAGATTATTTGAGTAAAATTTTTGATGTTCCTTTAGCAGCCTTTGAAGATAATTATTTTGATTTTGGTATTAAGACTTGAAAAAAATCTTGCTTATAAATATTTTATTTTTCAGCTATTTGTTACTTTTATTAACATCAGTCAAATATTTATAGATTAAAATTATTTTTATTGATGATATTTTGGAATTAAAAGTATATTAAATAGTATATAAATTACATAAAGGATATATTATGACATCAAAAACACAAGAATTCGTTCAAAGTCGTCGCAATTTGCTTAAAACTTCTGCTGCAGCTGTGTGGGGGTCGTTATTATTGAGTGGGCTTTCTCCAATGCTTCAAGCCAAAGAAGCGCCAAAGATATCCCCTAAAGGATCTTTGCCTATAAGATTAATGAATAATGAAAACCCCTTAGGAATGTCTCAAAATACCAAGCAGGCTATTTTGGACAATTTGAATAATGCATCTGAATATTTGGGTTATGATAAAAATTCGGCTCGAACACATTTGGCAGAAAATATCGGAAAAAATCTTGATTTTAAAATTGACAATGTGATTTTAGGGAATGGATCATCTGAAGTTATCCAGGCAGCTGTTTATGCCTTTGTCAATCAAGCTCGACTTGCAAAAAAATCTGTTCAAATTATTGTAGGAGATCCTACATTTGAGTATGCTGAACTTTATGGAAAGCCTACGGGTGCTTCAATTATTAAAGTTCCAGTGAATTCGAAAATGCAATTAGATATTCCTGCGATGCAAAAAAAGGCACAAAATTTCAAAGGTATTTCCATCGTTTATATTTGTAACCCCAATAATCCTACCGGCACAATTGCTTCGGCGCAACAGATTGAAAATTGGGTTAATGCTTCATCTAAAGATATTTTATTTATTTTTGATGAGGCATATGCAGAATATGCCGGAGCAGATTTTAAAAGCGGTTTGAAATATATCAAAGAGGGAAGAAAAAATATTCTAGTAACTCGGACTTTTTCTAAAATTTATGGTTTAGCAGGCTTGAGGATAGGTTATGGCATTGCTGATCCTCAAGTGATCAAAGATTTACAAAATTTTATAGGACTTGATAATATTAATTATTTGGCTGCTTATGCTGGGCTTGCTGCATTGGCAGATAAAGCATTTGCTCAAAAAAGCATTCAAACCAATGAGAAATCTAAAAAAGTAGTCTATGATGGATTTAAAGAGCTTAAAATCAAATATATTCCGACCTATGCTAATTTTGTATTTTATGAAATTAAAGGGGATTTAAAGGTTTATATCGATCAAATGAAATCAGAGCAAATTTTGGTTGGACGCCCATTCCCGCCATTGCTTACATACAATCGAGTGAGCTTGGGAACGCCTGAGGAAATGCAAACCTTTATCGGGGTTTTGAAAAAGTTTCGTTCTCAAGGAAAAATATAAAATCTATTTTTTAGTTTGAGATGAGAAATTCAAACTTATCAGACAGATAAGATGATGGGTTTGATTCAAAGCGAATTCTCTCACATACGATTTTGTTTGTGCAGGCAAAGTAGTTTTGACTTATAGCAAGGTATTTTTTAGATAAAATATAATATTTATGGGGGTGGTTTGTGATGAAGTCCAAAGAAAATGGTCTGATCAGGGATATCAAATTGAGACATCTTTTGATGATTGCGTTTGGTGGGGCTATCGGAACGGGTCTTTTTGTTGGAACTGGGGGAAATATTCATAATGCCGGACCTCTTGGAACACTTATCGCCTATGCCGTAGGGGGTATCATTATTTATAGTGTTATGCTTTCTTTGGGTGAGCTTGCCAGCTCTTTCCCAAATACGGGGAGTTTTGGGGATTATGCTTATCGTTTTATTGGTCCAGGAACGGGATATATGATTTTTTGGCTTTATTGGTTGGGCTGGGTGATCAGTGTGGGGGTAGAGTATATTGCAATTGGTTTTTTAATGCAATATTGGTTCCCGAGTATTCCTGTGTATGAGTGGGTCATAGCTTGCGTTGTCTTGATTTTTTTGTTGAACTCCTTTTCGGTGAAAATATTTGCTGAAAGTGAATTTATTTTGAGTCTGATTAAGACAATGGCGGTATTTGTATTCATCATCATTGGTTTTGCAGCTATCATCTATCATTTCTATCTCAATGGTTTTGGTGCTATTTTTGAGAATTTTTATTTCCAGAAAGGCGGATTATTTCCAAATGGTATTTATGCAGTTTTGGGGACTATTTTAGCAGTAATTTTTGCCTTTACAGGAACAGAAATTATTGGTGTTGCCGTAGGTGAGACAAAAAATCCCGTCCAAGTAATGCCCAAAGCTATCAAAGCAACTTTAGTGCGGATCATCTTTTTCTTTATCGGGTCTGTATTTATTATTTCGGTATTTTTGCCTATGAATGACTCTACAATCACACAAAGTCCATTTGTGAGTGTTTTAGAGAGAATTCGTCTTCCATTTTTGAAAGAAGGCATTCCATATGCGGCTTCAATAATGAATTTTATCATCATCACTGCACTTATTTCTACAGCTAATTCAGGGCTTTATGGGGCTTCTAGAATGATTTATGGTTTGGCAGAAAAAAAAATGTATTTTTCAATTTTTGCCAAACTTAATAAAAGAGGGACGCCTATTTTTGCATTATATTTGTCGATAGGTTTTTCTTTGGTCGCTTTATTTACTGCAGAATTTGCTCCGGCAACTGTTGTTGAAATGCTCATATCTGTGGTGAGTTTCACAGTTATCATTGTTTGGGTCAGCATATTGATATCCCAGTATATTTTTCGCAAACGCTATTTAGCGGAGGGAAAATTACTGAAAGATTTGCCTTATCGAACACCTTTTACACCTTTTACGCAAATAATAGGGATTTTAGGATGTCTTATCGGGGTTGTTGGGGCTTATTTTGACCCGCAACAACGCATAGGTATTTGGGCGACGATTATTTATATTGCCTTATGTTATGTCATTTATTTTTTAACTAAAAATAAATTTGGAAAAGCAAAATAGTATCTATAATAACGGAGCAAATATTATGGCATTGCAATTAGTAGAAATTTATTCAGATATCGGAGCTTCTAAAAGGGGTTCTGCAAAAGGGGTAGGTTTATTGGATGATATGCTCAAACAAAATCATAAAAGTCTGATAGAAAAGGCATTAAAAATTATTAATGATTGTGAGATTTTAGAAGATCGGCGTGAACCTGATTATTCAAAGAATATCCAAACCATTTATAAATTTTTTAAGGAAAAATTAATTCCAACGATGAATGAAGTTATTTTGAGTGGAAAATTTCCTGTGATTTTGAGTGGGGATCATTCCAATGCTTTGGGAACTTTGAGTGCTTTTAAAAACGCTTATGCCAAAGAGTCTATAGGAATTATTTGGGTTGATGCTCATTCGGATTTACACACTCCTTATGATACATCTTCGGGAAATATTCACGGTATGCCTTTGGGAGGAGTATTAAATGTGGTTACATCAGGAGAAAATTCATTGCAGAAAACAACAATGCGACAATGGGAAGAATTATGCTCTTTGGGAACGAAAATAAATAATATAAAACCTCAAAACATTGTTTATGTGGGAGTGCGGAGTATGGAGAAGTCTGAAAGAGAGATGATTGAAAAGTTCAAGATTCCTCTTTATGCGATTGCAGAGATTAGACAAGATATTCCTTTGGCGATTGCAAAAATTGCAGCTTATTTAAAAGATGTTGATCGTATTTATTTAAGTGTTGATGCTGATGTTTTAGACGGAAAGATTTTCACTTCGACAGGGGTAAGGGAAAATAATGGGCTTTATCCTGCTGAGCTTGATACTTGTATCGGACTTTTGATAGAAAAGTTAGGACAAAAGCTTATTGCCCTTGAATTTACCGAATTCAATCCTGCACTTAAAGATTCTAATCCTAAAGATGATCAAGTGCTTTTGGGGATCATCTCAAGAGCTATAAGCAAATTGGAACGTATGGGGGAATGAAATTATTTTTGAAACACCCTTTTGAACCTATTTATGACAAGAATTCTAAGATCTTGATTTTAGGTTCATTTCCTTCAAAGGTTTCGAGAGAAAATTTTTATTACCATCACCTGCAAAATCGGTTTTGGAAGGTTTTGTGCCTATTATTTAAAAAACCTTTTTTAGAAGATGTGCAATCAAGGATTGATTTTTTGCTAGATAATCATATTGCCTTGTGGGATGTCATTTCAAGTTGTGAAATCAAAGGATCAAGCGATGCAAGCATTCAAAACGTAGTTCCTAACGATATCAGTTTGATTCTTAAAAATTCTTCGGTGAAAAAGATTTTTGCCAATGGCAAGAAAGCAGCTGAACTCTATGTGAAGCATTGCTATCCAAATATTAAACAAGATATTTTTGTACTGCCCTCAACAAGTCCGGCAAATGCCAAATATAGCTTGGAATCATTGCTCAAAGAATGGAGAATTATCTGCTTACAGAACTATGAAGAAGCAGATAAATTTTCAGTTTTTTAAATATTTATAATTTTGATTTAAAATTTTTCTTTAAAATTACCTTAAAATCAGGAGTTATTTATGAAATATAAAATTTTAATCAGTGCGGTTTTGGCAGGAGCATTGAGTTTAAATGCCTTTAGCATTGAGAATATGCCAAATGTGAATAAGCGTGTCAGTCCCGATATTTCTTCAAATGCAGTGTATTCTTATAATGCCTCTGTTAAAGATGCTACTCAAGCTGTTGTAAATATCTCAACGCAAAAAAAGATTAAAAACCAGATCACAAACAATCCGATGTTTAATGATCCTTTTTTCCAACAATTTTTTGGTGATTTTTATAATCAAATACCCAAAGACAGAGTTGAAAGAGCTTTA
This window of the Helicobacter sp. 12S02232-10 genome carries:
- a CDS encoding amino acid permease, producing MKSKENGLIRDIKLRHLLMIAFGGAIGTGLFVGTGGNIHNAGPLGTLIAYAVGGIIIYSVMLSLGELASSFPNTGSFGDYAYRFIGPGTGYMIFWLYWLGWVISVGVEYIAIGFLMQYWFPSIPVYEWVIACVVLIFLLNSFSVKIFAESEFILSLIKTMAVFVFIIIGFAAIIYHFYLNGFGAIFENFYFQKGGLFPNGIYAVLGTILAVIFAFTGTEIIGVAVGETKNPVQVMPKAIKATLVRIIFFFIGSVFIISVFLPMNDSTITQSPFVSVLERIRLPFLKEGIPYAASIMNFIIITALISTANSGLYGASRMIYGLAEKKMYFSIFAKLNKRGTPIFALYLSIGFSLVALFTAEFAPATVVEMLISVVSFTVIIVWVSILISQYIFRKRYLAEGKLLKDLPYRTPFTPFTQIIGILGCLIGVVGAYFDPQQRIGIWATIIYIALCYVIYFLTKNKFGKAK
- a CDS encoding histidinol-phosphate transaminase, whose product is MTSKTQEFVQSRRNLLKTSAAAVWGSLLLSGLSPMLQAKEAPKISPKGSLPIRLMNNENPLGMSQNTKQAILDNLNNASEYLGYDKNSARTHLAENIGKNLDFKIDNVILGNGSSEVIQAAVYAFVNQARLAKKSVQIIVGDPTFEYAELYGKPTGASIIKVPVNSKMQLDIPAMQKKAQNFKGISIVYICNPNNPTGTIASAQQIENWVNASSKDILFIFDEAYAEYAGADFKSGLKYIKEGRKNILVTRTFSKIYGLAGLRIGYGIADPQVIKDLQNFIGLDNINYLAAYAGLAALADKAFAQKSIQTNEKSKKVVYDGFKELKIKYIPTYANFVFYEIKGDLKVYIDQMKSEQILVGRPFPPLLTYNRVSLGTPEEMQTFIGVLKKFRSQGKI
- a CDS encoding DNA-deoxyinosine glycosylase — encoded protein: MKLFLKHPFEPIYDKNSKILILGSFPSKVSRENFYYHHLQNRFWKVLCLLFKKPFLEDVQSRIDFLLDNHIALWDVISSCEIKGSSDASIQNVVPNDISLILKNSSVKKIFANGKKAAELYVKHCYPNIKQDIFVLPSTSPANAKYSLESLLKEWRIICLQNYEEADKFSVF
- the rocF gene encoding arginase, which encodes MALQLVEIYSDIGASKRGSAKGVGLLDDMLKQNHKSLIEKALKIINDCEILEDRREPDYSKNIQTIYKFFKEKLIPTMNEVILSGKFPVILSGDHSNALGTLSAFKNAYAKESIGIIWVDAHSDLHTPYDTSSGNIHGMPLGGVLNVVTSGENSLQKTTMRQWEELCSLGTKINNIKPQNIVYVGVRSMEKSEREMIEKFKIPLYAIAEIRQDIPLAIAKIAAYLKDVDRIYLSVDADVLDGKIFTSTGVRENNGLYPAELDTCIGLLIEKLGQKLIALEFTEFNPALKDSNPKDDQVLLGIISRAISKLERMGE
- a CDS encoding iron ABC transporter permease — translated: MKTILLWFLLLVFCVVALWIGRYEMGWRQIGCVFLSWFQEGICEQNRNAQIILSLRLPRIVLEIFVGMGLAASGASFQSVFKNPLATPDILGVSSGASFGAILGLVLGLGKMGMIAISLGFGFLALGVVALIAKGSQEYGTIMLVLGGIIVSALFQSFLSLIKYIADPQDVLPAITYWLLGSLQVSGFDEIYLGIIGIAMGCVIIYLFRWKLNILALDDDEARSLGIRLRFYRTLFICSSTLVVVFVVSMCGLIGWVGLLIPHMARLLRGSDNAEVIPLSLAFGAIFMVFLDTLSRSISTDEIPVSILSALFGAPLFIYILKNNKGIRL
- a CDS encoding TonB-dependent receptor codes for the protein MKAIYFIIFISMIVLAQENIDQNNQDNGKIYRLEKIVTQASMSELPLEEQSKSISIISEKQILQNVSTGGIQSLLEEVPGLAYSRSGGINGQMSVRGMNSNDSRSVVLLDGVRIKGRNTLEFNTFDPNSIENIEVIRGPASSLWGSDAMNGIINLRSRRFYGDIHTPFSLMPKIRALDFASVNSYVGGRAEIVGGGDGWDILIGGNAKGGKDYLTPIGIAKNSSFQTYGGDFNIGYTNSKSMRFYAQGRYENVISRRAGGLGAAPGYPYTNIREDPLTEYYLRIGLEGYDFSFADKLESYLYVRKYDTDIYNDITGTLQPVINSYILGGRFIADKKMGSHSVAYGIDFYTELGPQVKVYKPQKAIPKNVIKTLYRPSTFTDIGIFVKDDWIVMESWIFSASVRGDYVLTTISKEPHFSTEVPQISKILDENGFINDGALTGALGSVYFFNEFFSNAINLSHNFRVSGAGSRMNSSVAGNLALETIPNPALKPEYSDTAEISFRAHSLNHWVSLTGYFTYYTDLITTTTTQLGTPNRYENIGKVYIAGAELGGRHMFLDNHLQFSYSLTYTYGQDVTHNRPYKYIAPLYGRISLEYNASNWFFKIVERAYLGKSKSRIDPAQERPTKSYAMSDIYIGWDLERFSESFKDMQVIIGVENLFNAVGRNPVTIENLKYPNDLVGNPLVEPGRNFILKYAYKY
- a CDS encoding ABC transporter ATP-binding protein; the encoded protein is MSLFSVRNGGFYRKNKRILEDLNLDLNAGEILCVLGCNGIGKTTFLKCCMGFLEWSNGESLLFGQNIVSMRDFWKKVSYVPQAKNMHMGIKVVDMVLLGCNPILQFRPKKQHLNKAMETLEDLGILHLAHSYCHLLSGGELQMVLFARALVSDPLLLVLDEPESNLDMKNQLVILDLLKKLSSKGVSVLLNTHYINHAFKISQKCLLLYREKHIPKHIYGNMSEVLKIDYLSKIFDVPLAAFEDNYFDFGIKT